From one Montipora capricornis isolate CH-2021 chromosome 10, ASM3666992v2, whole genome shotgun sequence genomic stretch:
- the LOC138021619 gene encoding collagen triple helix repeat-containing protein 1-like isoform X2, producing MYSRLILLLFSLCSATFATSSNSTPSLCYRGPPGNNGVNGAPGTNGIPGHPGVPGRDGRDGAKGDLGSPGQKGSPGESCDCATPALSSHMNWKECTWKKEDGKDSGEIYHCEFIKNHTDTALHVFFAGNLRIYNCNSCCSRWYFTFNGAECGAPGSIEGAFYMQTGQNPTKNLHRHRHIEGHCNNIHKGKVRVGFWVGSCNNGYKNADAFTGWATMSRIFIEEVAKAQQ from the exons ATGTACTCAAGGCttattttattacttttctcTTTGTGTTCTGCTACTTTTGCAACAAGTAGCAACAGTACTCCG TCATTGTGTTATCGTGGACCACCCGGAAATAATGGCGTGAATGGAGCACCAGGTACGAATGGCATCCCGGGACATCCTGGGGTACCTGGCCGTGATGGACGTGATGGAGCTAAGGGAGATCTGGGCAGCCCCGGCCAAAAAGGATCGCCGGGGGAAAGTTGCGATTGTGCAACACCAGCGCTGTCTTCACATATGAACTGGAAAGAGTGCACTTGGAAGAAAGAGGACGGCAAGGATTCGGGAGAGATTTAT CACTGTGAATTTATTAAAAATCACACCGACACTGCACTTCACGTGTTTTTTGCTGGCAATCTCAGGATCTACAACTGTAACAGTTGTTGCAGCCGCTGGTATTTCACTTTCAATGGCGCTGAATGCGGAGCCCCGGGATCTATTGAAGGTGCATTTTACATGCAAACTGGCCAAAATCCCACGAAAAATCTGCATCGTCACCGCCATATTGAGGGTCACTGCAACAACATTCATAAAGGAAAGGTGCGCGTGGGATTCTGGGTCGGAAGCTGCAACAACGGCTACAAGAATGCTGACGCCTTCACAGGTTGGGCAACAATGTCCCGTATCTTTATTGAAGAGGTGGCCAAAGCTCAGCAGTAA
- the LOC138021619 gene encoding collagen triple helix repeat-containing protein 1-like isoform X1, with protein MYSRLILLLFSLCSATFATSSNSTPQSLCYRGPPGNNGVNGAPGTNGIPGHPGVPGRDGRDGAKGDLGSPGQKGSPGESCDCATPALSSHMNWKECTWKKEDGKDSGEIYHCEFIKNHTDTALHVFFAGNLRIYNCNSCCSRWYFTFNGAECGAPGSIEGAFYMQTGQNPTKNLHRHRHIEGHCNNIHKGKVRVGFWVGSCNNGYKNADAFTGWATMSRIFIEEVAKAQQ; from the exons ATGTACTCAAGGCttattttattacttttctcTTTGTGTTCTGCTACTTTTGCAACAAGTAGCAACAGTACTCCG CAGTCATTGTGTTATCGTGGACCACCCGGAAATAATGGCGTGAATGGAGCACCAGGTACGAATGGCATCCCGGGACATCCTGGGGTACCTGGCCGTGATGGACGTGATGGAGCTAAGGGAGATCTGGGCAGCCCCGGCCAAAAAGGATCGCCGGGGGAAAGTTGCGATTGTGCAACACCAGCGCTGTCTTCACATATGAACTGGAAAGAGTGCACTTGGAAGAAAGAGGACGGCAAGGATTCGGGAGAGATTTAT CACTGTGAATTTATTAAAAATCACACCGACACTGCACTTCACGTGTTTTTTGCTGGCAATCTCAGGATCTACAACTGTAACAGTTGTTGCAGCCGCTGGTATTTCACTTTCAATGGCGCTGAATGCGGAGCCCCGGGATCTATTGAAGGTGCATTTTACATGCAAACTGGCCAAAATCCCACGAAAAATCTGCATCGTCACCGCCATATTGAGGGTCACTGCAACAACATTCATAAAGGAAAGGTGCGCGTGGGATTCTGGGTCGGAAGCTGCAACAACGGCTACAAGAATGCTGACGCCTTCACAGGTTGGGCAACAATGTCCCGTATCTTTATTGAAGAGGTGGCCAAAGCTCAGCAGTAA